A window from Corythoichthys intestinalis isolate RoL2023-P3 chromosome 10, ASM3026506v1, whole genome shotgun sequence encodes these proteins:
- the cacul1 gene encoding CDK2-associated and cullin domain-containing protein 1 gives MEAMEDDSSEVKDDHNHNYCASNSSKVQTDSSSRLSDVTTFPQPACLALLGREDMSGRRSLPCRSTDGSKLMDSDSGSESSEETEPAASAQDKFTVDSTSKFLLNATAVQDYRNNHWPNLEKAIERLLIQNPTDHISVSYAQIYSYVYKCVCQQYSELLYSDLKSKITDHLQQVSAELHAVPQENLIESFNTALTQYFAALQCIVPVFMYLNKFYIESKLNRDLKQDLMNLFADHVAEKYVNTLMPLLIKAHAVPFKVQPSTMASVVKGLHSLRPEWTQLAPVLFSDFIPQINPPAMESLLLEYAANDQKLQMELSLNGYPRGDQSRKRSNDDS, from the exons ATGGAGGCTATGGAAGATGACAGTTCGGAAGTAAAAGATGACCATAATCACAACTATTGTGCGAGCAACAGCAGTAAGGTCCAGACTGATTCAAGCAGCCGACTGTCCGATGTGACAACTTTCCCTCAGCCTGCCTGTTTAGCGCTTCTGGGAAGGGAAGATATGTCGGGTCGGAGGAGTTTGCCATGCCGCAGCACTGATGGTTCCAAGTTAATGGACTCGGACTCTGGCAGCGAATCTAGCGAAGAGACCGAACCTGCCGCATCTGCTCAAGACAAGTTCACTGTCGACTCGACTTCAAAGTTCC TTCTTAATGCAACGGCCGTGCAAGACTATCGTAACAACCACTGGCCAAACCTGGAGAAGGCCATTGAGCGATTGCTCATTCAGAATCCCACGGACCACATCTCTGTTTCGTATGCTCAAATATACAG TTACGTCTACAAGTGTGTTTGCCAGCAATACTCAGAGCTGCTTTACAGTGACCTGAAATCCAAAATCACTGATCATCTACAGCAAGTGTCCGCCGAGCTACAT GCCGTCCCACAAGAAAACCTGATTGAAAGCTTCAACACAGCCTTGACACAATACTTTGCGGCTCTTCAGTGTATTGTTCCAGTGTTTATGTATTTG AACAAGTTTTACATCGAGTCCAAACTGAATCGTGATCTGAAACAGGATTTGATGAACCTGTTTGCCGATCACGTCGCAGAGAAATATGTCAACACGCTCATGC CTCTCCTGATTAAAGCTCACGCCGTGCCCTTCAAGGTGCAGCCGTCAACTATGGCCAGTGTGGTGAAAGGCCTGCATAGCCTCCGACCAG AGTGGACCCAGTTGGCTCCTGTTCTTTTCTCTGACTTTATTCCTCAAATCAACCCTCCTGCTATGGAGTCTCTGCTTTTGGAGTACGCAGCGAATGACCAGAAGCTCCAGATGGAACTTTCCTTGAACGGCTATCCACG AGGTGATCAGTCCCGCAAACGATCCAACGATGACTCCTAA